One region of Salvia miltiorrhiza cultivar Shanhuang (shh) chromosome 3, IMPLAD_Smil_shh, whole genome shotgun sequence genomic DNA includes:
- the LOC131014151 gene encoding histone H1-like — protein MAATEEPVIPIETEAEQEQPTVEEAVKEDNPPPKATKARKAAAPKEKKVPAPRKRSAPTHPPYFEMVQDAIVTLKEKTGSSQYAIQKFIEEKQKTLPSNFRKILLVQLRKFVANDKLVKVKSSYKLPSARSSKPAPAAPPAKKKAAAPAKPKAAPKAAASKGKKTVTAKAKPKAKAAPGKTRAASATKAKPAAKAKPAAKAKPAAKPKAVAPAKAKAAPKRKAPEKPKAEKKPPAKAARTSTRSTPRKAAAAPAKKAPAAKKAAPVKKAPAKSVKPKTVKSPAKKTAAAKKGKK, from the exons ATGGCAGCCACCGAAGAGCCAGTTATCCCCATCGAGACTGAGGCGGAGCAGGAGCAGCCCACCGTCGAAGAGGCTGTCAAGGAGGACAATCCGCCGCCGAAAGCCACCAAGGCTAGGAAGGCCGCCGCCCCCAAGGAGAAGAAGGTGCCGGCGCCGAGGAAGCGCAGCGCGCCCACTCACCCTCCTTACTTTGAG ATGGTTCAGGATGCGATCGTGACGTTGAAGGAGAAGACTGGATCGAGCCAGTACGCGATTCAGAAGTTCATCGAAGAGAAGCAGAAGACGCTGCCGTCGAATTTCAGGAAAATCTTGCTGGTTCAGTTGAGGAAATTTGTCGCAAATGATAAGCTCGTGAAAGTGAAGAGCTCGTACAAGCTGCCGTCGGCTCGTTCTTCCAAACCCGCCCCCGCTGCCCCGCCTGCTAAGAAGAAGGCTGCTGCTCCTGCGAAGCCTAAGGCCGCGCCGAAGGCTGCCGCTTCGAAGGGGAAGAAGACTGTTACGGCGAAAGCCAAGCCAAAGGCCAAAGCTGCTCCTGGGAAAACGAGGGCGGCATCTGCGACGAAGGCGAAGCCAGCGGCTAAGGCCAAGCCGGCTGCCAAAGCCAAGCCTGCTGCGAAGCCAAAGGCTGTAGCTCCTGCCAAGGCGAAGGCGGCGCCGAAGAGGAAGGCGCCGGAGAAACCTAAGGCTGAGAAAAAACCGCCGGCTAAAGCGGCGAGGACGTCTACCAGATCAACCCCGAGGAAGGCGGCAGCGGCGCCTGCTAAGAAAGCTCCGGCGGCGAAGAAGGCAGCCCCAGTGAAGAAGGCCCCAGCAAAGAGCGTCAAGCCTAAGACGGTGAAATCTCCGGCGAAGAAGACGGCAGCGgcgaagaaggggaagaaataG
- the LOC131014150 gene encoding calmodulin calcium-dependent NAD kinase-like isoform X1, with protein MIMFDSPPDEMNSSAKPTYTQLLVASSVGLIIAAALQYRIKKFRDKKIIPRKRISDTGQVLSIEKFSHYVARQMGFKDRRECPHLCKLASEYIKKAEGCEEDMYAFFACEPDCDSLFIKLVEEFERCILSYFAFHWRHTSYMLSQVLGAEEPRRRLKNIVMQATREQRVERVTKNLKVARVFTTLVEEMKAIGLVTNDDSQCTNVMVPMAHSDRSPVLLLMGGGMGAGKSTVLKDILKEPFWAGASGNAVVIEADAFKESDVIYRALSSRGHHDLLHTAELVHQSSTDAASSLLVTALNEGRDVIMDGTLSWLPFVVQTINMARNVHRRRYRMGAGYRQDENGVVTENYWEQMDEEQEQDGTTKRRPYRVELVGVVCDSYLAVIRGIRRAIMCRRAVRVNSQLKSHKRFAEAFMTYCNLVDNARLYCTNALEGAPKLIGWKDKDKTLLVDPDEINCLNVVSRLNENADSIFELYKTCHPAFEEGSVWNDIVLSPSRMNIQTELKYSIQKAETMRE; from the exons ATGATTATGTTTGATTCTCCTCCAGATGAGATGAACAGCAGCGCAAAGCCAACGTACACGCAGCTCCTCGTGGCCTCCTCTGTGGGGCTAATCATAGCAGCGGCGCTGCAATACCGCATCAAGAAATTCCGCGACAAAAAGATCATACCTAGGAAGAGAATCTCCGACACCGGCCAGGTTTTGAGCATTGAGAAGTTCTCTCACTATGTAG CCAGGCAGATGGGATTCAAAGACAGAAGAGAATGCCCACATTTGTGCAAGTTGGCCTCCGAATACATTAAAAAAGCTGAAGGATGCGAAGAAGACATGTACGCCTTTTTTGCGTGTGAACCTGATTGTGATTCTCTCTTCATCAAACTGGTGGAAGAATTTGAGAGATGCATCCTCAGCTACTTTGCATTCCACTGGAGACATACATCATATATGCTCAGTCAG GTGCTCGGTGCCGAAGAGCCAAGAAGGAGGCTCAAGAACATCGTCATGCAAGCAACCAG AGAACAGAGAGTTGAGAGGGTGACAAAGAATCTGAAGGTGGCGAGAGTGTTTACCACATTAGTGGAAGAGATGAAAGCTATTGGACTTGTAACAAACGATGATTCACAGTGCACGAACGTGATGGTACCAATGGCTCATAGTGACAGAAGCCCTGTCCTCCTCCTCATGGGTGGTGGGATGGGGGCTGGGAAGAGTACTGTGCTCAAGGACATTCTCAAAGA ACCATTCTGGGCTGGAGCATCTGGGAATGCAGTTGTCATAGAAGCAGATGCCTTCAAAGAGTCAGACGTCATCTACAGAGCCTTGAGCTCTAGAGGGCACCATGACCTGCTTCACACTGCTGAACTG GTACACCAATCATCTACAGATGCAGCATCATCCCTGCTAGTAACTGCACTCAATGAAGGGAGGGATGTGATCATGGATGGCACTCTTTCATGGCTGCCATTTGTCGTGCAAACAATAAACATGGCTCGGAATGTTCACCGTCGCAGATATCGCATGGGAGCTGGATACAGACAAGATGAAAACGGGGTCGTGACTGAGAACTACTGGGAACAAATGGATGAAGAACAAGAACAAGATGGGACTACGAAGAGAAGACCATACAGAGTAGAGTTGGTTGGCGTTGTTTGTGATTCTTATTTAGCTGTTATCCGAGGAATAAG GCGAGCTATAATGTGTAGAAGGGCAGTGAGGGTGAACTCTCAGCTGAAATCACACAAGAGATTTGCAGAAGCATTTATGACATACTGCAACCTAGTAGACAATGCTCGACTTTACTGCACTAATGCATTAGAAGGCGCTCCTAAG TTGATAGGATGGAAAGACAAAGACAAGACTCTGTTGGTCGATCCAGATGAGATAAATTGTTTGAACGTGGTATCCAGGTTGAACGAAAACGCAGATTCTATTTTCGAGCTCTACAAGACCTGCCATCCAGCTTTTGAAGAAGGCTCTGTGTGGAATGACATAGTTTTATCTCCTTCAAGGATGAACATCCAGACAGAACTCAAGTACTCTATTCAAAAAGCCGAGACAATGAGAGAGTGA
- the LOC131014150 gene encoding calmodulin calcium-dependent NAD kinase-like isoform X2, which produces MQNEMNSSAKPTYTQLLVASSVGLIIAAALQYRIKKFRDKKIIPRKRISDTGQVLSIEKFSHYVARQMGFKDRRECPHLCKLASEYIKKAEGCEEDMYAFFACEPDCDSLFIKLVEEFERCILSYFAFHWRHTSYMLSQVLGAEEPRRRLKNIVMQATREQRVERVTKNLKVARVFTTLVEEMKAIGLVTNDDSQCTNVMVPMAHSDRSPVLLLMGGGMGAGKSTVLKDILKEPFWAGASGNAVVIEADAFKESDVIYRALSSRGHHDLLHTAELVHQSSTDAASSLLVTALNEGRDVIMDGTLSWLPFVVQTINMARNVHRRRYRMGAGYRQDENGVVTENYWEQMDEEQEQDGTTKRRPYRVELVGVVCDSYLAVIRGIRRAIMCRRAVRVNSQLKSHKRFAEAFMTYCNLVDNARLYCTNALEGAPKLIGWKDKDKTLLVDPDEINCLNVVSRLNENADSIFELYKTCHPAFEEGSVWNDIVLSPSRMNIQTELKYSIQKAETMRE; this is translated from the exons ATGCAAA ATGAGATGAACAGCAGCGCAAAGCCAACGTACACGCAGCTCCTCGTGGCCTCCTCTGTGGGGCTAATCATAGCAGCGGCGCTGCAATACCGCATCAAGAAATTCCGCGACAAAAAGATCATACCTAGGAAGAGAATCTCCGACACCGGCCAGGTTTTGAGCATTGAGAAGTTCTCTCACTATGTAG CCAGGCAGATGGGATTCAAAGACAGAAGAGAATGCCCACATTTGTGCAAGTTGGCCTCCGAATACATTAAAAAAGCTGAAGGATGCGAAGAAGACATGTACGCCTTTTTTGCGTGTGAACCTGATTGTGATTCTCTCTTCATCAAACTGGTGGAAGAATTTGAGAGATGCATCCTCAGCTACTTTGCATTCCACTGGAGACATACATCATATATGCTCAGTCAG GTGCTCGGTGCCGAAGAGCCAAGAAGGAGGCTCAAGAACATCGTCATGCAAGCAACCAG AGAACAGAGAGTTGAGAGGGTGACAAAGAATCTGAAGGTGGCGAGAGTGTTTACCACATTAGTGGAAGAGATGAAAGCTATTGGACTTGTAACAAACGATGATTCACAGTGCACGAACGTGATGGTACCAATGGCTCATAGTGACAGAAGCCCTGTCCTCCTCCTCATGGGTGGTGGGATGGGGGCTGGGAAGAGTACTGTGCTCAAGGACATTCTCAAAGA ACCATTCTGGGCTGGAGCATCTGGGAATGCAGTTGTCATAGAAGCAGATGCCTTCAAAGAGTCAGACGTCATCTACAGAGCCTTGAGCTCTAGAGGGCACCATGACCTGCTTCACACTGCTGAACTG GTACACCAATCATCTACAGATGCAGCATCATCCCTGCTAGTAACTGCACTCAATGAAGGGAGGGATGTGATCATGGATGGCACTCTTTCATGGCTGCCATTTGTCGTGCAAACAATAAACATGGCTCGGAATGTTCACCGTCGCAGATATCGCATGGGAGCTGGATACAGACAAGATGAAAACGGGGTCGTGACTGAGAACTACTGGGAACAAATGGATGAAGAACAAGAACAAGATGGGACTACGAAGAGAAGACCATACAGAGTAGAGTTGGTTGGCGTTGTTTGTGATTCTTATTTAGCTGTTATCCGAGGAATAAG GCGAGCTATAATGTGTAGAAGGGCAGTGAGGGTGAACTCTCAGCTGAAATCACACAAGAGATTTGCAGAAGCATTTATGACATACTGCAACCTAGTAGACAATGCTCGACTTTACTGCACTAATGCATTAGAAGGCGCTCCTAAG TTGATAGGATGGAAAGACAAAGACAAGACTCTGTTGGTCGATCCAGATGAGATAAATTGTTTGAACGTGGTATCCAGGTTGAACGAAAACGCAGATTCTATTTTCGAGCTCTACAAGACCTGCCATCCAGCTTTTGAAGAAGGCTCTGTGTGGAATGACATAGTTTTATCTCCTTCAAGGATGAACATCCAGACAGAACTCAAGTACTCTATTCAAAAAGCCGAGACAATGAGAGAGTGA
- the LOC131014150 gene encoding calmodulin calcium-dependent NAD kinase-like isoform X3: MIMFDSPPDEMNSSAKPTYTQLLVASSVGLIIAAALQYRIKKFRDKKIIPRKRISDTGQVLSIEKFSHYVARQMGFKDRRECPHLCKLASEYIKKAEGCEEDMYAFFACEPDCDSLFIKLVEEFERCILSYFAFHWRHTSYMLSQVLGAEEPRRRLKNIVMQATREQRVERVTKNLKVARVFTTLVEEMKAIGLVTNDDSQCTNVMVPMAHSDRSPVLLLMGGGMGAGKSTVLKDILKEPFWAGASGNAVVIEADAFKESDVIYRALSSRGHHDLLHTAELVHQSSTDAASSLLVTALNEGRDVIMDGTLSWLPFVVQTINMARNVHRRRYRMGAGYRQDENGVVTENYWEQMDEEQEQDGTTKRRPYRVELVGVVCDSYLAVIRGIRRAIMCRRAVRVNSQLKSHKRFAEAFMTYCNLVDNARLYCTNALEGAPKILLDLFLTATRVQTFRC, encoded by the exons ATGATTATGTTTGATTCTCCTCCAGATGAGATGAACAGCAGCGCAAAGCCAACGTACACGCAGCTCCTCGTGGCCTCCTCTGTGGGGCTAATCATAGCAGCGGCGCTGCAATACCGCATCAAGAAATTCCGCGACAAAAAGATCATACCTAGGAAGAGAATCTCCGACACCGGCCAGGTTTTGAGCATTGAGAAGTTCTCTCACTATGTAG CCAGGCAGATGGGATTCAAAGACAGAAGAGAATGCCCACATTTGTGCAAGTTGGCCTCCGAATACATTAAAAAAGCTGAAGGATGCGAAGAAGACATGTACGCCTTTTTTGCGTGTGAACCTGATTGTGATTCTCTCTTCATCAAACTGGTGGAAGAATTTGAGAGATGCATCCTCAGCTACTTTGCATTCCACTGGAGACATACATCATATATGCTCAGTCAG GTGCTCGGTGCCGAAGAGCCAAGAAGGAGGCTCAAGAACATCGTCATGCAAGCAACCAG AGAACAGAGAGTTGAGAGGGTGACAAAGAATCTGAAGGTGGCGAGAGTGTTTACCACATTAGTGGAAGAGATGAAAGCTATTGGACTTGTAACAAACGATGATTCACAGTGCACGAACGTGATGGTACCAATGGCTCATAGTGACAGAAGCCCTGTCCTCCTCCTCATGGGTGGTGGGATGGGGGCTGGGAAGAGTACTGTGCTCAAGGACATTCTCAAAGA ACCATTCTGGGCTGGAGCATCTGGGAATGCAGTTGTCATAGAAGCAGATGCCTTCAAAGAGTCAGACGTCATCTACAGAGCCTTGAGCTCTAGAGGGCACCATGACCTGCTTCACACTGCTGAACTG GTACACCAATCATCTACAGATGCAGCATCATCCCTGCTAGTAACTGCACTCAATGAAGGGAGGGATGTGATCATGGATGGCACTCTTTCATGGCTGCCATTTGTCGTGCAAACAATAAACATGGCTCGGAATGTTCACCGTCGCAGATATCGCATGGGAGCTGGATACAGACAAGATGAAAACGGGGTCGTGACTGAGAACTACTGGGAACAAATGGATGAAGAACAAGAACAAGATGGGACTACGAAGAGAAGACCATACAGAGTAGAGTTGGTTGGCGTTGTTTGTGATTCTTATTTAGCTGTTATCCGAGGAATAAG GCGAGCTATAATGTGTAGAAGGGCAGTGAGGGTGAACTCTCAGCTGAAATCACACAAGAGATTTGCAGAAGCATTTATGACATACTGCAACCTAGTAGACAATGCTCGACTTTACTGCACTAATGCATTAGAAGGCGCTCCTAAG ATTCTACTGGATTTGTTCCTTACAGCTACTCGAGTCCAAACATTTAGATGCTAA